One genomic window of Acidovorax radicis includes the following:
- a CDS encoding (2Fe-2S)-binding protein, with amino-acid sequence MPILNINGKDTAVDADESTPILWALRDTLGMTGTKFGCGQALCGACTVHLNGAPVRSCITPISAAAGQKITTIEAVTADDKVGKAVHAAWVKHDVAQCGYCQSGQIMSATALLQGKKKPSDADIDAAMAGNVCRCGTYVRIRAAIHDAAKTLA; translated from the coding sequence ATGCCCATCCTCAATATCAATGGCAAAGACACGGCAGTGGACGCCGATGAATCCACCCCCATCCTCTGGGCCCTGCGCGACACGCTGGGCATGACCGGCACCAAGTTTGGCTGCGGCCAGGCGCTGTGCGGTGCGTGCACCGTGCACCTGAACGGCGCGCCGGTGCGGTCCTGCATCACGCCGATCTCGGCAGCGGCGGGCCAGAAGATCACCACCATCGAGGCCGTCACGGCCGACGACAAGGTGGGCAAGGCCGTGCATGCCGCCTGGGTCAAGCACGACGTGGCGCAGTGCGGCTACTGCCAGAGCGGCCAGATCATGAGCGCCACGGCGCTGCTGCAAGGCAAGAAGAAACCCAGCGACGCCGATATCGACGCCGCCATGGCGGGCAATGTGTGCCGCTGCGGCACCTACGTGCGCATCCGCGCGGCCATCCATGACGCTGCGAAAACCCTGGCTTGA
- a CDS encoding HlyD family efflux transporter periplasmic adaptor subunit: MSEPLTPRESSTARRRGLTIIAVAVALVAVGWGGWHWANGRHVESTDNAYVAGNVVQITPQVGGTVVSIGADDTDYVKAGQLLVKLDPSDARVALEQAEAQLAQTVREVRTLYANNATLQAQVSLRKADLARAQADATRMQDDVNRRAPLMASGAVGKEEFQHATAQLAAAKSTVAASQSAVLAAQEQLAASQTQTEGTSIEQHPNVQRASARVREAYLAVQRVQLLAPLDGHVAKRGVQVGQRVQAGAPLMTLVPLNDLWVDANFKESQLKTLRIGQAAEVEADVYGTKVVYHGTVTGLGAGTGAAFALLPAQNATGNWIKVVQRVPVRIALDAKEVAEHPLRVGLSMEVKVDTADQSGKALADTQRTTPVAATTVFDEQFKAADTEVAQIIASNLGRGKPGVAVAARKLGSKTAASPQKHASAPQPAAGTTLAAPVVQ, from the coding sequence ATGAGTGAACCCCTCACACCCAGAGAATCCAGCACCGCCCGCCGCCGGGGCCTGACCATCATTGCCGTTGCCGTTGCCCTGGTGGCCGTGGGATGGGGTGGATGGCACTGGGCCAACGGTCGGCATGTTGAAAGCACGGACAACGCCTACGTGGCAGGCAACGTCGTGCAGATCACCCCGCAGGTGGGCGGCACCGTGGTGTCGATCGGTGCCGACGACACCGACTATGTGAAAGCGGGCCAGTTGCTCGTCAAGCTCGACCCCTCCGATGCACGTGTTGCGCTGGAGCAGGCCGAGGCCCAACTGGCACAAACCGTGCGCGAAGTGCGCACGCTGTATGCCAACAACGCCACCCTGCAAGCCCAGGTGAGCCTGCGCAAGGCGGACCTGGCCCGCGCGCAGGCCGACGCCACCCGCATGCAGGACGATGTCAACCGCCGTGCGCCGCTGATGGCCAGTGGCGCCGTGGGCAAGGAAGAGTTCCAGCACGCCACAGCCCAGCTGGCCGCCGCCAAGAGCACCGTGGCCGCATCCCAGTCGGCCGTGCTGGCCGCGCAAGAGCAGCTGGCCGCCAGCCAGACGCAGACCGAAGGCACCTCGATCGAGCAGCACCCCAATGTGCAGCGCGCGTCGGCCCGCGTGCGCGAGGCGTATCTCGCGGTGCAACGCGTTCAGCTGCTGGCGCCACTGGACGGCCATGTGGCCAAGCGCGGCGTGCAGGTGGGCCAGCGCGTGCAGGCCGGCGCCCCGCTGATGACGCTGGTGCCCCTCAACGACCTGTGGGTGGACGCCAATTTCAAGGAAAGCCAGCTCAAAACCCTGCGCATCGGCCAAGCCGCCGAGGTCGAAGCCGACGTGTATGGCACCAAGGTGGTCTACCACGGCACGGTGACAGGCCTGGGTGCCGGCACAGGCGCTGCGTTTGCCTTGTTGCCCGCACAAAACGCCACCGGCAACTGGATCAAGGTGGTGCAACGCGTGCCCGTGCGCATTGCCCTGGATGCCAAGGAAGTGGCAGAGCACCCGCTGCGCGTGGGCCTGTCGATGGAAGTGAAGGTGGACACGGCCGACCAAAGCGGCAAAGCCCTGGCCGACACGCAGCGCACCACACCGGTGGCTGCCACCACCGTGTTTGACGAGCAGTTCAAGGCCGCCGACACCGAAGTCGCGCAGATCATTGCCTCCAACCTCGGGCGGGGCAAACCGGGGGTAGCCGTGGCCGCGCGCAAGCTGGGCAGCAAGACCGCCGCATCGCCCCAAAAGCATGCATCGGCACCCCAGCCTGCTGCTGGCACCACCCTTGCAGCGCCCGTGGTGCAGTAA
- a CDS encoding LysR family transcriptional regulator codes for MDWDNLRYFLELARSGTLAAAARRAGVEHTTVARRIQALEKQMGAALFAREAGGHRLTEAGRQLLPAVEAMETAVLGAERAAPVHAGAGPSGLVRVGATEGFGTVILAPHLARLTQKHPHLSIDLLALPRMLHLSRREADIVISLERPTRGSVIVTKLADYTLHLYGQREYLARRPLVATREDLRHHAFVSYVDDLLFTKELQFLDQLYPPERFALRSTSITAQYEAVRAGAGLAVLPAFLADSDPVLARVLPQEARFTRTFWMSMTAEAKHMARMQAVWSLLKEIGQVEGLRLRPDRR; via the coding sequence ATGGACTGGGACAACCTGCGCTACTTCCTCGAACTGGCCCGCTCGGGCACCCTGGCCGCCGCCGCGCGGCGTGCCGGCGTAGAACACACCACGGTGGCCCGCCGCATTCAGGCCCTGGAAAAGCAGATGGGGGCGGCCCTGTTTGCCCGCGAGGCCGGTGGGCACCGTCTGACCGAGGCCGGGCGCCAGTTGCTACCGGCCGTCGAGGCCATGGAAACCGCGGTGCTGGGCGCCGAGCGGGCGGCGCCAGTCCACGCTGGCGCGGGCCCGTCAGGCCTGGTGCGGGTGGGCGCCACCGAGGGGTTTGGCACGGTGATCCTGGCCCCGCACCTGGCGCGGCTCACGCAAAAGCATCCCCACCTGTCCATCGACCTGTTGGCCTTGCCACGCATGCTGCACCTGTCGCGCCGCGAGGCAGATATCGTGATATCGCTGGAGCGGCCCACACGCGGCTCGGTCATCGTCACCAAGCTGGCCGACTACACGCTGCACCTGTACGGCCAGCGCGAATACCTGGCCCGCCGCCCCCTGGTGGCCACCCGCGAAGACTTGCGCCACCACGCCTTTGTCAGCTACGTGGACGACCTGCTGTTCACCAAAGAGCTGCAGTTTCTCGATCAGTTGTATCCCCCCGAACGTTTTGCCCTGCGCAGCACCAGCATCACCGCCCAATACGAAGCCGTGCGCGCAGGTGCCGGGCTGGCGGTGCTGCCCGCTTTTCTGGCCGACAGCGACCCGGTGCTGGCACGCGTGCTGCCGCAAGAGGCGCGCTTCACCCGCACCTTCTGGATGAGCATGACGGCGGAAGCCAAACACATGGCGCGCATGCAGGCGGTGTGGAGCCTGCTCAAGGAGATAGGGCAGGTGGAAGGCCTGCGGCTCCGGCCCGACCGGCGATGA
- a CDS encoding DUF3309 family protein, whose amino-acid sequence MSLSLILLIVLILILVGALPTWGHSRSWGYGPSGGIGLVVLILVVLLLMGRI is encoded by the coding sequence ATGTCGCTTTCGCTGATTCTGCTGATCGTTCTGATCCTCATCCTGGTGGGCGCTCTGCCCACCTGGGGCCACAGCCGCTCGTGGGGGTATGGGCCCAGTGGAGGCATCGGGTTGGTGGTGCTGATCCTGGTGGTCTTGCTCCTCATGGGGCGGATATAA
- a CDS encoding MarR family winged helix-turn-helix transcriptional regulator, which produces MTSSATPSCAPGADPPGSLYNAQRLTPEDSIGYLMRKVMSSIRTQADAQLASHDLTYAQWLPLFKLSLCNRATVAGLARDLEMDPPSMTRALDRIEAKGLVVRERSTVDRRVVQLALTPEGQRLAALVPPVLADVLNGHLSDFSRDEWQLLLSMLRRMLANGEALRQQTPAAPSDTNNPSAS; this is translated from the coding sequence ATGACTTCATCGGCCACACCTTCTTGCGCACCAGGCGCCGACCCGCCGGGCTCGCTCTACAACGCCCAACGGCTTACACCCGAGGACAGCATCGGATACCTCATGCGCAAGGTGATGTCCTCCATCCGCACCCAAGCGGATGCCCAGCTGGCGTCGCACGACTTGACCTATGCGCAATGGCTGCCGCTGTTCAAGCTGTCGCTGTGCAACAGGGCCACCGTGGCCGGCCTGGCGCGGGATCTTGAAATGGACCCCCCATCCATGACCCGCGCACTGGATCGCATCGAGGCCAAAGGCCTGGTGGTGCGCGAGCGATCCACCGTGGATCGCCGTGTGGTGCAGCTCGCGCTGACCCCCGAAGGCCAGCGGCTGGCTGCACTGGTGCCGCCCGTGCTGGCCGATGTGCTGAACGGGCATCTCAGCGATTTCAGCCGGGATGAGTGGCAACTGCTGCTGAGCATGCTGCGTCGCATGCTGGCCAATGGCGAAGCCCTGCGGCAGCAAACGCCTGCCGCCCCATCAGACACCAACAACCCCTCGGCCAGCTGA
- the pdxH gene encoding pyridoxamine 5'-phosphate oxidase: MTTSIADLRKSYERAELNEDASHAAPLQQFDQWLKEAISAQVPEPNAMTLATVGSDMRPSTRIVLIKGYDERGIVWFTNYDSRKGRQIAGNPYVALQFHWVELERVVRIEGVVEKVSDAESDEYFKSRPLDSRIGAWASPQSQVITGRGVLVANAAKYGAQFLLNPPRPLHWGGFRLKPDQWEFWQGRKSRLHDRLRYRLDGGEWVRERLAP; this comes from the coding sequence ATGACCACCTCCATCGCCGACCTTCGCAAGAGCTACGAGCGCGCCGAACTCAACGAAGACGCCTCGCACGCCGCCCCCCTGCAGCAGTTTGACCAATGGCTCAAGGAAGCCATCAGCGCCCAAGTGCCCGAGCCCAACGCCATGACCCTGGCCACCGTGGGCAGCGATATGCGCCCCAGCACCCGCATCGTGCTCATCAAGGGCTATGACGAACGCGGCATCGTCTGGTTCACCAACTACGACAGCCGCAAGGGCCGCCAGATCGCCGGCAACCCTTACGTGGCCCTGCAGTTCCACTGGGTGGAGCTGGAGCGCGTGGTGCGCATCGAAGGCGTGGTGGAAAAGGTCAGCGATGCCGAGAGCGATGAGTACTTCAAAAGCCGCCCGCTCGACTCGCGCATCGGCGCATGGGCCAGCCCCCAGAGCCAGGTCATCACCGGCCGCGGCGTGTTGGTGGCCAATGCCGCCAAGTACGGCGCGCAGTTCTTGCTGAACCCGCCCCGCCCGCTCCACTGGGGCGGTTTCAGGCTCAAACCTGACCAATGGGAGTTTTGGCAGGGGCGCAAAAGCCGGTTGCATGACCGGCTGCGTTACCGCCTGGACGGCGGCGAATGGGTGCGCGAGCGTCTGGCGCCGTAA
- a CDS encoding xanthine dehydrogenase family protein molybdopterin-binding subunit, producing the protein MHFDAHTLQGQASIFMPKHLQALMDKAQAATNSGVNDALEGVQGLARRTFLKVSAASGFALGAFPLGAAAQGAGVAAAPAGLKPFEQPSAFVRIDTDGTVTVTINRLDFGQGVQTGLPMILAEELDADWSKVRSVHGDANPAYADPAFGMHLTGGSNSIKNSYTQYRELGARTRAMLVSAAAAQWGVDASALRTSNGFVVGPGGKKLGYGALAEAAMKQPVPEKVTLKDPKQFRLIGKPTGRLDAKAKSSGQQDYGIDVRLPGMLTAVVARPPVFGAKLKSLDDSAAKAIKGVKAVLRVPTDRGGEGVAIVADGYWPAKQGRDALKVEWDTSAVGKPDTTALLAQYRELAAKPGNVAMQADMAPLAGAPHKISAEFVFPYLAHAPMEPLNCTVKLDGKAGIEGAELWMGTQMPGLDAMAAAKTLGLQPQNVKVHTQMAGGGFGRRAIPTSDYVVEACGVAKAARTAGITAPVRTLWSREDDIKGGYYRPMHVHRAEIGFDAKGNILAWDHTIVGQSITKGSPFEAFMIKNGIDATTIEGMKEPYDVPMKLSVHHPDVNVPVLWWRSVGSTHTAYAMETLIDEVARTTKQDPVAYRLALMGDKHPRHKAALQLAVAQSGYGKKKLAAGRAWGVAVHESFESVVAYVVEASVKDGTPKLHSITAGVHCNLVVNPKSVEAQVQGAALMGLGTCLPGAAITLKDGVVEQSNFGDYAVPRITDMPQVTVHIVPSADPPKGMGEPGLPPLAPAFANAIAQLTGKTPRELPFKLA; encoded by the coding sequence ATGCATTTTGACGCTCATACCCTGCAGGGCCAAGCATCTATTTTTATGCCAAAACACCTTCAAGCGCTTATGGATAAAGCGCAAGCAGCTACTAATTCAGGAGTAAACGACGCCCTGGAAGGCGTTCAAGGCCTGGCGCGGCGCACCTTTCTCAAGGTGTCGGCGGCCTCTGGCTTTGCACTCGGCGCGTTTCCGCTGGGGGCTGCTGCACAGGGCGCTGGGGTAGCCGCCGCGCCTGCAGGTCTCAAGCCCTTTGAACAGCCCTCGGCGTTTGTCCGCATCGACACCGACGGCACCGTCACCGTCACCATCAACCGCCTGGACTTTGGCCAGGGCGTGCAGACCGGCCTGCCCATGATCCTGGCCGAAGAGCTGGATGCCGACTGGAGCAAGGTGCGCAGCGTGCACGGCGACGCCAACCCGGCCTATGCCGACCCTGCGTTTGGCATGCACCTCACGGGTGGCTCCAACTCCATCAAGAACTCCTACACCCAGTACCGCGAGCTGGGCGCACGCACCCGCGCCATGCTGGTCTCGGCCGCTGCCGCGCAGTGGGGCGTGGATGCGTCGGCACTGCGCACCAGCAACGGCTTCGTCGTCGGCCCCGGGGGCAAGAAGCTGGGCTACGGCGCACTGGCCGAAGCGGCCATGAAGCAGCCCGTGCCCGAAAAGGTCACCTTGAAAGACCCCAAGCAGTTCCGCCTCATCGGCAAGCCCACGGGCCGGCTCGACGCCAAGGCCAAGTCGAGCGGCCAGCAGGACTACGGCATTGACGTGCGCCTGCCCGGCATGCTCACGGCCGTGGTGGCGCGCCCACCCGTGTTCGGCGCCAAGCTGAAGTCGCTGGACGACAGTGCCGCCAAAGCCATCAAGGGCGTGAAGGCCGTGTTGCGCGTGCCCACCGACCGGGGCGGCGAGGGCGTGGCCATCGTGGCCGATGGTTACTGGCCCGCCAAGCAGGGTCGCGATGCGCTGAAGGTGGAATGGGACACCAGCGCGGTGGGCAAGCCCGACACCACGGCACTGCTGGCGCAGTACCGCGAGCTGGCCGCCAAGCCGGGCAACGTGGCCATGCAGGCCGACATGGCGCCGCTGGCAGGTGCACCCCACAAGATCAGTGCCGAGTTCGTCTTCCCGTACCTGGCGCATGCGCCCATGGAGCCGCTCAACTGCACCGTGAAGCTGGACGGCAAAGCTGGCATTGAAGGGGCCGAACTGTGGATGGGCACCCAGATGCCTGGCCTGGACGCCATGGCCGCCGCCAAGACGCTGGGCCTGCAGCCGCAGAACGTGAAGGTGCACACGCAGATGGCCGGTGGCGGCTTTGGCCGCCGTGCCATTCCCACCAGCGACTACGTGGTGGAAGCCTGCGGCGTGGCCAAGGCCGCGCGCACGGCAGGCATCACCGCACCCGTGCGCACCCTGTGGAGCCGCGAGGACGACATCAAGGGCGGCTACTACCGCCCCATGCACGTGCACCGCGCCGAGATCGGGTTTGACGCCAAGGGCAATATCCTGGCGTGGGACCACACCATCGTCGGCCAGTCCATCACCAAGGGCTCGCCGTTCGAGGCTTTCATGATCAAGAACGGCATCGACGCCACGACCATCGAGGGCATGAAGGAGCCGTACGACGTGCCCATGAAGCTGTCGGTGCACCACCCGGATGTGAACGTGCCTGTGTTGTGGTGGCGCAGCGTGGGTTCCACCCACACGGCCTACGCCATGGAGACCCTGATCGACGAAGTGGCCCGCACGACAAAGCAAGACCCCGTGGCCTACCGCCTGGCCCTGATGGGCGACAAGCACCCGCGCCACAAGGCGGCGCTGCAGCTGGCCGTTGCCCAGTCGGGCTACGGCAAGAAGAAGCTGGCCGCAGGCCGTGCCTGGGGCGTGGCGGTGCACGAGTCGTTCGAGTCGGTGGTGGCCTATGTGGTCGAGGCCTCCGTCAAAGACGGCACGCCCAAGCTGCACAGCATCACTGCCGGCGTGCATTGCAACCTGGTGGTCAACCCCAAGAGCGTGGAAGCCCAGGTGCAAGGCGCCGCGCTGATGGGCCTGGGCACATGCCTGCCGGGCGCCGCGATCACGCTCAAGGACGGCGTGGTGGAGCAGAGCAACTTTGGCGACTACGCCGTGCCCCGCATCACCGACATGCCGCAGGTGACAGTGCACATCGTGCCTAGCGCCGATCCGCCGAAGGGCATGGGCGAACCCGGCCTGCCACCGCTGGCACCGGCGTTTGCCAACGCCATTGCGCAACTCACGGGCAAAACGCCACGCGAGCTGCCGTTCAAGCTGGCGTGA
- a CDS encoding efflux transporter outer membrane subunit, translating to MTPSIPATSTRVAVAAHLAVSAVALAAALLLVGCASPGPAHTPLAQTTPAALGLNAANSETAAPTQWWKTLGDEQLNALIDKALQGNPTLAVSRARLEQAVALSQVREAANGPQASLGVDVTRERYSANGLVPAPIAGNVYNSGNVQATLSWSPDFFGQHAAELQAALGQARAAQADAAAAANTLAAQVGRSYVALARLLAQRDVATRALEQREEQRRLTQERTAAGLDSQVELTQAQAAVPDARTQIEALEEQITLARRQLAVLSGQAPDTLPTLAPQLTRLQPTAVPDVLGADLLGRRPDVVAARWRVEAATQGVNSARSEFYPNINIGAFIGLNSLGLDNLFTAGSRQMGVTPALRLPIFDGGRLRAQLGGRQAELDAAIAQYNGAVLDAVKEAGDAMASVQSLTRQQTLQDDAAASAEKAYRFAQERYRAGLGNYLVVLSTESQVLAQRRLAVDLRARQLDTRLVLMKALGGGWTDDTAL from the coding sequence GTGACCCCTAGCATCCCCGCTACTTCCACCCGCGTTGCCGTTGCAGCGCACCTCGCTGTATCGGCCGTTGCGCTGGCCGCCGCCCTCTTGCTGGTGGGCTGTGCCAGCCCAGGCCCCGCCCACACACCACTGGCCCAGACCACGCCCGCTGCCCTGGGGCTGAACGCCGCAAACAGCGAGACCGCAGCGCCCACCCAATGGTGGAAAACCCTGGGTGATGAACAGCTCAACGCGTTGATCGACAAAGCCCTGCAAGGCAACCCCACCCTGGCTGTGAGCCGCGCGCGGCTGGAGCAGGCCGTGGCACTGAGCCAGGTGCGCGAGGCCGCGAACGGCCCGCAGGCCAGCCTGGGCGTGGACGTGACGCGGGAGCGGTATTCCGCCAACGGACTGGTGCCTGCGCCCATTGCTGGCAACGTCTACAACAGCGGCAACGTGCAGGCCACGCTGTCGTGGTCGCCCGACTTCTTCGGCCAACACGCGGCTGAATTGCAGGCGGCGCTGGGGCAGGCCCGTGCGGCCCAGGCCGATGCCGCCGCCGCCGCCAACACCCTGGCCGCCCAGGTGGGCCGCAGCTATGTGGCATTGGCCCGGCTCTTGGCACAGCGCGACGTGGCCACACGTGCCTTGGAGCAGCGTGAAGAGCAACGCCGCCTGACACAGGAGCGCACGGCCGCCGGCCTGGACAGCCAGGTAGAACTGACACAGGCCCAGGCCGCCGTGCCCGACGCACGTACCCAGATTGAAGCCCTGGAGGAACAAATCACGCTGGCGCGCCGCCAACTGGCCGTGCTCAGCGGGCAGGCGCCGGACACATTGCCCACCCTGGCACCCCAGTTGACCCGGCTGCAGCCCACCGCCGTGCCCGACGTGCTCGGGGCCGACCTGCTGGGCCGCCGCCCCGATGTGGTGGCCGCACGCTGGCGGGTCGAGGCTGCCACCCAGGGCGTGAACAGCGCGCGCAGCGAGTTCTATCCCAACATCAACATCGGTGCATTTATCGGCTTGAACTCGCTGGGGCTGGACAACCTGTTTACCGCAGGCTCGCGCCAGATGGGCGTGACGCCCGCATTGCGCCTGCCTATTTTTGACGGCGGCCGCCTGCGCGCCCAGCTCGGTGGCCGCCAGGCCGAGCTGGATGCCGCCATTGCCCAATACAACGGTGCGGTGCTGGATGCGGTGAAGGAAGCTGGTGACGCCATGGCGTCGGTGCAGTCGCTCACGCGCCAGCAGACCCTGCAGGACGATGCCGCCGCCAGCGCCGAAAAAGCCTACCGCTTCGCACAAGAGCGCTATCGCGCAGGCCTGGGCAACTACCTCGTGGTGCTCAGCACCGAAAGCCAGGTGCTGGCCCAGCGCCGCCTGGCCGTGGACTTGCGCGCCCGCCAGCTCGACACGCGCCTGGTGCTCATGAAGGCACTGGGCGGCGGCTGGACAGATGACACGGCGCTATGA
- a CDS encoding DHA2 family efflux MFS transporter permease subunit: protein MTAANPTADQAPATAAPAAPQPAPAPAPAPAVPQAYEPLHGTALLLGTLSLSLATFMNVLDSSIANVSIPAIAGDLGVSPGQGTWVITSFGVANAISVPLTGWLTQRFGAVRLFTVSVLLFVLTSWLCGFASSLEMLIFFRVLQGLVAGPMIPLSQTLLLASYPRALAGTALALWGVTTLVAPVVGPLLGGWITDNISWPWIFYINVPVGLLAAALTWGIYRKRETPTRKLPIDTVGLSLLVMWVGALQLMLDKGKELDWFASGEIITLGIVAVVAFAVFLVWELTDKHPVVDLKLFKGRNFTFGVLSLSVAYALFFGNVVLLPLWLQQWMGYTATSAGMALAPVGVFAILLTPLVGKKVGQWDPRRMATGAFIVFSSVLWMRSQFTVETDFVHILIPTLLQGAAMAFFFIPLTTITLAGIAPERIPAAAGLSNFVRITAGAMGTSIATTLWESRAAMHHAHLTEGLVQGQGVFAQTLQGLQTAGLTQMQALAQVNRLIDQQAFTRAADDIFIGSAGLFLVLIALIWLTKRPSRGAGGAAADAGGAH, encoded by the coding sequence ATGACTGCCGCCAACCCAACTGCAGACCAGGCCCCCGCCACGGCGGCGCCTGCTGCACCCCAACCCGCCCCTGCTCCCGCCCCTGCGCCGGCGGTGCCCCAGGCCTATGAGCCGCTGCATGGCACGGCCCTGTTGCTGGGCACGTTGTCGTTGTCGCTGGCCACGTTCATGAACGTGCTGGATTCGTCCATTGCCAACGTCTCCATCCCCGCCATTGCCGGTGACCTGGGCGTGAGTCCCGGCCAGGGCACCTGGGTGATCACCAGCTTTGGCGTGGCCAATGCCATCTCTGTGCCGCTCACGGGCTGGCTCACGCAGCGCTTTGGCGCGGTGCGCCTTTTTACCGTGAGCGTGTTGCTGTTCGTGCTCACGTCGTGGCTGTGCGGTTTTGCCTCGTCGCTGGAGATGCTGATCTTTTTCCGCGTGCTGCAAGGCCTGGTGGCCGGGCCGATGATTCCGCTGAGCCAGACGCTGCTGCTGGCCAGTTACCCGCGTGCCCTGGCGGGCACGGCGCTGGCTTTATGGGGGGTGACCACGCTGGTTGCGCCCGTGGTGGGGCCGCTGCTCGGGGGGTGGATCACCGACAACATTTCATGGCCGTGGATTTTCTACATCAACGTGCCGGTGGGGTTGTTGGCGGCGGCGCTCACGTGGGGCATTTACCGCAAGCGTGAAACCCCCACCCGCAAGCTGCCCATCGACACCGTCGGTCTTTCTCTGCTGGTGATGTGGGTCGGCGCACTGCAGCTCATGCTGGACAAGGGCAAAGAGCTGGACTGGTTCGCGTCGGGCGAAATCATCACCTTGGGCATTGTTGCGGTGGTGGCGTTTGCCGTGTTCCTGGTGTGGGAGCTGACCGATAAACACCCCGTGGTGGACCTGAAGCTCTTCAAGGGCCGCAACTTCACTTTTGGCGTGCTCTCGCTGTCGGTGGCCTATGCCCTGTTCTTTGGCAATGTGGTCTTGCTGCCGCTGTGGTTGCAGCAGTGGATGGGCTACACCGCCACATCCGCTGGCATGGCGCTGGCGCCGGTCGGTGTGTTTGCCATCCTGCTCACGCCGCTGGTGGGCAAGAAGGTAGGCCAGTGGGACCCCCGGCGCATGGCCACGGGGGCGTTCATCGTGTTCAGCTCGGTGTTGTGGATGCGTTCGCAGTTCACGGTGGAAACCGACTTCGTGCACATCCTGATCCCCACGTTGCTGCAGGGCGCAGCCATGGCGTTTTTCTTCATCCCGCTGACCACCATCACGCTGGCGGGCATCGCCCCAGAGCGCATTCCGGCCGCCGCCGGCTTGAGCAACTTTGTGCGGATCACCGCCGGGGCGATGGGCACCTCCATTGCCACCACGCTGTGGGAGAGCCGCGCTGCCATGCACCACGCCCACCTGACCGAGGGCCTGGTGCAAGGCCAGGGTGTGTTCGCGCAAACCTTGCAAGGGCTGCAGACTGCCGGTTTGACGCAAATGCAGGCGCTGGCGCAGGTCAACCGGTTGATCGACCAGCAGGCGTTCACCCGTGCGGCAGACGACATCTTCATCGGGTCCGCAGGGCTGTTTTTGGTGTTGATTGCGCTGATCTGGCTGACCAAACGCCCATCGCGCGGCGCAGGGGGCGCGGCCGCCGATGCCGGGGGAGCCCACTGA
- a CDS encoding TetR/AcrR family transcriptional regulator has product MKPKDDEKQRAIAQATFELVAQTGLSGLTMAEIARSAGMATSTLYVYYPSKDELISQLYQDAKTVTAARIMEGVVPGTPYRARVRRTWGNLLRHRLDQYAEVVFQEQYYNSPWFTEGNREFSTRLMAGFFALMQEGQQQEILKAVPIPLLTASLVGSVRETGNLIRTQVLPDEEAVHQMAFGLCWDALKA; this is encoded by the coding sequence ATGAAACCCAAAGACGACGAAAAGCAGCGCGCCATTGCCCAGGCCACCTTCGAGCTGGTGGCCCAGACAGGCCTGAGCGGCCTGACCATGGCCGAAATTGCCCGCTCCGCCGGCATGGCCACGAGCACGCTGTATGTGTATTACCCGTCCAAGGATGAGCTCATCAGCCAGCTCTACCAGGATGCCAAGACGGTCACCGCCGCCCGCATCATGGAGGGCGTGGTGCCCGGCACGCCTTACCGGGCGCGGGTGCGGCGCACCTGGGGCAACCTGCTGCGCCACCGGCTGGACCAATATGCCGAGGTGGTGTTCCAGGAGCAGTACTACAACTCGCCCTGGTTCACCGAGGGCAATCGTGAGTTTTCGACCCGCCTCATGGCCGGTTTTTTTGCGCTGATGCAAGAGGGGCAGCAGCAGGAGATCCTCAAGGCCGTGCCCATTCCGCTGCTCACGGCCAGCCTGGTGGGCTCGGTGCGCGAGACAGGCAACCTGATCCGCACCCAGGTGTTACCCGATGAGGAGGCCGTGCACCAGATGGCGTTTGGCCTGTGCTGGGACGCCCTGAAAGCCTGA